In Thermus aquaticus, the sequence TGGAGCCCAGGGGGGCCGGGTAGAGGGGAAGGCGAGCCAGGGCGATGAGGGCGAGCAGGAGGAGGAGAAGCCGCCCCACCGGGGCCCTCTGGCCCGGCCTGGGCCGGGGTAGGAGGAGGAGGAAGGTGCTCCCCCGGCCCAGGCGGCTTTTTAGGCGCACCTCGCCCCCGTGGGCCTCGAGGACCCGCTTCACCAGGGCGAGCCCCAGGCCCGTCCCCTCCACCTCCCCCCGGGTGGAGGCCCGGTAGAAGGGCTCAAAGACCTTGTCCTGCTCCTCCTTGGGGATGCCGGGGCCGGTGTCGGCCACGGCGATGCCGTAGCGGTCCCGGCCCAGAAGGAGGCGCACCGCCACCCGCCCCCCTTCCGGCGTGTACTTGACGGCGTTGGAGAGAACGTTCAAGACCGCCTGGTAGAGCCAGTCCCGGTCCCCGTAGACCCAGGCCTCCCCCCGGGGCAGGGTGAGGCGGAGGGCGATCCGCTTCCTGCGGGCCAGGGGGCGCACCTCCTCCGCCGCCTGCTGGAGGAGCGCCTTCAGGTCCACGCGCTCCACCTTGAGGCGGACCCCCTGGCCCAGCTTCAGGTAGTCCTGGGCCTTTTGTAGAAGCTCCTGGATGCGCCGGGCGCTCTTCTCGGCGATCTGGAGAAGCTCCTTGGCCTCCTCGGGAAGCCCCTCGGTCTCCAGGGCCAGCTCCAAGGCCCCCAGGACGCTCATGAGGGGGTTCTTGATCTCGTGGAGGAGAAGCCTAAGAAGCCTCGCCGTCTCGTCCTGGGCCCGGAGAAGGGCGAGCTCCCGCTCCCTCAGGGCCAAAACCTCCCGGAAGGCGCCCAGGAGGAGGGCCAAGGCCTCCCGCACCTCCCGGCCCGGGGGCCTTTGGCCCTCCCAGTAGAGGGCCAGCCCCCCCTCCTCCAGAAGCTTCTCCCCCCGCACCGGGCCCTCGGGCAGAACCTGCCCCCGGTAGACGAGCCGCACGGGGTAGCGGGCGAGGAGGTCCGCCAAGAAGGCCAGGTCCGAGGGGGGAGCCTGGAGCATCGCCTTCAGCCTAGGGCCTGGGTGTGAAAACCCTGTGATTAGGGCTTGGGAGCCATGACCACCAGGAGGAGGGCAGGACTTGCGGACTCGTTCCTGACCCCATGCACCTCCCCCGCCGGGGCCAAGGCAGCCATGCCCGGGACCAGAAGGGCCTCCTCCTCCCCCACCTGGACCACCACCTCGCCCTCCAAGACGTAGTAGACCTTGTCCGAGCCCGCATGGGCGTGGGCCTTCTGGGCCTGGCCCGGGAGGAGGGCGTAGAGGTCAAAGAATATCTTCTCGGACTGGAAGACGGGGATCTTCAAAAGCTTCTCCTCGGAGAAGCGGGCGAGCTTTTTTAAATCGCGGATCTCCACGCCCCCAGTCTACTTGACGCAGGGCCTTAAGGAGGCTAGACTAGCTTTTGCGCGCCGGGGAGTAGCGCAGCCTGGTAGCGCACACGCTTGGGGTGCGTGTGGTCGTCGGTTCAAATCCGGCCTCCCCGACCAAGAACCCCGCCCCCTAGGGGGCGGGGCCTTGGCTTTTTGGGCCTACATCTGGCCGGTGACCCTTTTCAGGACCTCCTTTAGGGCTTTCAGGTTCTCCCTTACCGGCTTGTCGTTGAAGAGGGCGCTTCCCACCACGGCCACGTCGGCGCCCGCCAGGTAAACCTCCCCCACCGTGGTCTGGTTAACCCCCCCGTCCACCTCAATGAGGCAGGCGGGGTTCAGGGCGTCCCGCATGGCCTTGAGCCGCCTAAGCCTCTCCGTGGACTGGGGAATGTACTTTTGCCCGCCAAACCCTGGGTTCACGCTCATGAGGAGGGCCAGGTCCAGCTCGGGCAGGAGGGCCTCAAAGGCGGAGAGAGGGGTGGCGGGGTTGATGGCCAATCCCGCCTTCTTCCCCAGCTCCTTCACCTTCTGCACCGCCCGATGGGCGTGGGGCGTGGCCTCAAAGTGGACGGTGATCACATCGGCCCCCGCCCGGGCGAAGTCCTCCAGGTAGCGCTCCGGGTTGACGATCATGAGGTGAACGTCCAAAGGGAGCCTGGTCACCCGGCGCACCGCCTCCACCAGGATGGGGCCGAAGGTGAGGTTGGGGACGAAAACCCCGTCCATCACGTCCAGGTGAATCCAGTCCACCCCGGCCGCCTCCGCCTCCCCGATCACCTCCTTAAGCCGGGATAGATCCGCCGTGAGGATGGAGGGAGCAAAGCGCACGGCCCCACTATACCCCGCGCACCATGCGGTACGCCCAGGCCAGGGCCAGAACCATGAGGGAAAGGAGGAGGAGCTCCGCCAAGACCGCCTGGAACCCCGGGTGGTCCAGGGAAAAGGGGTATTTCTGCAACCCCTCTGCGGTGATCACCAGGATCCTCCGCACCCCGGCGATGATGCCGATAACCAAGAATGGCTCCACCTGGAGCTGCCCCTCGCGGGCAAAGCGGATCAGGGTGTAGAGGATCTCCGCCATCATCAGGGCCAGGAGGACCCGATCCAAGAGGAAGATGGGAAGGCTGGCCCCTTTCCCGAGGCGCAGGAGCTCCATCCCCTCAAACACGGCGGCCACCATCAAGTAGGCCGCCCCCAGGACCACCAGGAGACCCGCGAAGGCGTAGATGACCGCCTCCACCCGGGGAAACAGCCGGAAAAGATACTCCATGGGAATAGCCTAGCGGGGGCCGTCCTCCTCTCCCACAGGGGGGAAGCGGTGTGCCTACACAAGGAGGGAGAGCAGGGCCTCCGCCACCCTCTCCGGGGTGAAGCCCAACCGCTCGTAGACCTCGAGGTAGGGGGCGCTGGCCCCGAAGCGGTCCAGGCCCACCACCTTGTGGGCGTAGCGCTCCCAGCCCAGGCTGGCCCCGGCCTCCACGGCCACCGTGGGCAGGCCCGGGGGAAGGACCTCCTTGCGGTAGGCCTCGGGCTGGGCGGCGAAGAGCTCCAAGGAGGGCAGGCTCACCCCCCGCACCCGCCTGCCCCTTTCCCCTAGGAGGGCCCGGGCCTTCAGGGCCAGGTGGACCTCGCTCCCCGTGGCCACGATCACCCCTTCGGGCTCCTCCGCGTCTTCCAGGACGTACCCGCCCTTAAGAAGCCCCTTGGCCTTCTCCGGGGGGAGGAGGGGCACGGCCTGCCGGGTGAGGACGATGGCCGTGGGGCCCTCCTTGCGCCTCAGGGCCACCTGCCAGGCGTAGAAGGTCTCGTAGGCGTCGGCGGGCCGGATGACCCAGAGGTTGGGTATGGCCCGCAGGCTCATGAGGTGCTCCACGGGCTGGTGGGTGGGGCCGTCCTCCCCCAGGGCGATGGAGTCGTGGGTGTAGACGAAGATCGTGGGCGTGCCCATGAGGGCCGCCAAGCGGACGGCGGGGCGCATGTAGTCGGAGAAAACCAAGAAGGTGCCCCCGTAGGCCCGGTACCCCCCGTGGAGGTTCAGGCCGTTCAGGATGGCCCCCATGGCGTGCTCCCGCACGCCGAAGTGAAGGTAGCGCCCCAGGGGGTTTTCCCGGGAGAAGTCCGCCATCCCCTGGGCCTGGGTGTTGTTGGAGGGGGTGAGGTCGGCGCTTCCCCCCAAGAGCTCGGGCATTTTGGGGGCGATGGCGTCCAGGGCCTTGCCGCTGGCAGCCCGGGTGGCGATGGGCTTGTCAAAGGCCGGGGGCTCCTCGGGGAGGGAGGGGAGCTCCCCTTTGAGGCGGCGGGAAAGCTCCTCGTAGAGGTCGGGGAAGGCCTTGGCGTAGGCCTCCATGGCCCTTTCCCAGGCCTCCTGAAGGGCCTTTCCCCTCTTTCGCATGTCCATGTGGCGGTAGACCTCCTCCGGGACCTCAAAGGGGGGGTAGGGCCAGCCCAGGTTTTTCCGGGTGGCCTCCACCGCCTCCGGCCCCAGGGGCTCCCCGTGGGCCTTGTGGGAGTCCTGCTTGGGGGAGCCGTAGCCGATGTGGCTCCGGACGGCGATGAGGCTGGGCCGCTCGTCCAGCTTTGCCAGCTTGATGGCGTGGCGGAGAGCATTTAGGTCGTTTGCGTCCTCCACCCTCAGGGTGTGCCAGCCGTAGGCCCGGTAGCGGGCCAGGACGTCCTCGGTGAAGGCCAGGTCGGTGGGGCCGTCAATGGAGATGCGGTTGTCGTCCCAGAAGACGATGAGCTTGGAAAGCCCCCAGGTCCCTGCCAGAGAGCTGGCCTCTCCCGAGACCCCTTCCATCAGGTCTCCGTCCGAGGCCAGGACGTAGGTGTAGTGGTCCACCACCACGTGGCCGGGGCGGTTGAACTCGGCAGCCAGCTTCCTTTCCGCCAGGGCCATCCCCACGGCGGTGGCGATCCCCTGTCCCAAAGGCCCCGTGGTCACCTCCATCCCCGGCGTGTGGCCGTACTCGGGGTGACCCGGGGTCTTGGAGCCCCACTGGCGGAAGCGCTTGAGCTCCTCCAGGGGAAGGTCGTAGCCCGTGAGGTGGAGGACGGCGTAAAGGAGCATGGAGCCGTGCCCAGCGGAGAGGACGAAGCGGTCCCGGTTGGGCCAGGCGGGGTCCAGGGGGTTGTGGCGCAGGACCTCCCGGTAGAGGAGGTAGGCCAGGGGGGCCATGGCCATGGGCATGCCCGGATGGCCGCTCTTGGCCTTTTCCACGGCGTCTATGGCCAGGAAGCGGATGGCGTTCACCGAAAGGGTGGCGAGGTCTTTGGTCTCGGTCATGGTTCCCTCCAGGCTACGAAGGTGTGAGGCCGGGCACAAGGCGGCCTCTCCGGGGCAAACATAAAGCCCCTCTTATGAAAGAGGGCCCTGCCCCGGAGAAAGACTATACGCCTTGCCCAAAGGCGCGCGGGGTGGTAGAATCCCCTAGGTGTGGGCGCCCGTAGCTCAGCAGGATAGAGCGGGGGCTTCCTAAGCCCTAGGTCGGGGGTTCGAATCCCTCCGGGCGCACCAAGCAGGAAACGCTCCGCCCAGGAAAGCCTGGGCGGAGGTCTTTTTGAGTCCCTGGACCCGAGGAGCGTAGCGGCGGTAGAGGTGCAGAAGGGCTTCCTCGTCCCTCCAGGCCACCCGGCGGAGGAGGTGGATGTCCTCTTCGTCCTCGCCCATACCGCAAGGTACTACCCCAAAACCCCTGGGCCTAGATCCCTAAGTGCCCGCACTTTTGTTTCGCAACATGGGGTGCCCGAGTCGGGGCTGTGGAGGGGCTTTTCTGGGGCCCCCACCGCGGCTTTTGCCGCGGTGGGGTACTTAAGCCCGGGGCGCCCCCTAAAAGGACCGGGCCGGGCGGCGGGGGCGGGAGGCGGTCTCCAAAACCCTCTCCACCCGCTTGGCCCGCTCCAGCTTGAGGCCCTGGACCTCGGCCGCCTTGGGCAGGTCCTGAGGGCGGAGGTCCAGGTAGAAGCCTTCCTCGGCCTCGGCGATCTTGCCCACCTCGAGGCCCCGCTCCTTCAAAAGGGCCACCAGCCGGGGCAGGGTGAGCCTCGCCCCCGTGGCCTTCAGGGTGATCCAGCCCTCCTCCCCCGTGAGGAGGCTCCTCTCCTTGGGGGCCCCGCCCAGGATGAGGG encodes:
- the tkt gene encoding transketolase, with the translated sequence MTETKDLATLSVNAIRFLAIDAVEKAKSGHPGMPMAMAPLAYLLYREVLRHNPLDPAWPNRDRFVLSAGHGSMLLYAVLHLTGYDLPLEELKRFRQWGSKTPGHPEYGHTPGMEVTTGPLGQGIATAVGMALAERKLAAEFNRPGHVVVDHYTYVLASDGDLMEGVSGEASSLAGTWGLSKLIVFWDDNRISIDGPTDLAFTEDVLARYRAYGWHTLRVEDANDLNALRHAIKLAKLDERPSLIAVRSHIGYGSPKQDSHKAHGEPLGPEAVEATRKNLGWPYPPFEVPEEVYRHMDMRKRGKALQEAWERAMEAYAKAFPDLYEELSRRLKGELPSLPEEPPAFDKPIATRAASGKALDAIAPKMPELLGGSADLTPSNNTQAQGMADFSRENPLGRYLHFGVREHAMGAILNGLNLHGGYRAYGGTFLVFSDYMRPAVRLAALMGTPTIFVYTHDSIALGEDGPTHQPVEHLMSLRAIPNLWVIRPADAYETFYAWQVALRRKEGPTAIVLTRQAVPLLPPEKAKGLLKGGYVLEDAEEPEGVIVATGSEVHLALKARALLGERGRRVRGVSLPSLELFAAQPEAYRKEVLPPGLPTVAVEAGASLGWERYAHKVVGLDRFGASAPYLEVYERLGFTPERVAEALLSLLV
- a CDS encoding cupin domain-containing protein, with the translated sequence MEIRDLKKLARFSEEKLLKIPVFQSEKIFFDLYALLPGQAQKAHAHAGSDKVYYVLEGEVVVQVGEEEALLVPGMAALAPAGEVHGVRNESASPALLLVVMAPKP
- the rpe gene encoding ribulose-phosphate 3-epimerase: MRFAPSILTADLSRLKEVIGEAEAAGVDWIHLDVMDGVFVPNLTFGPILVEAVRRVTRLPLDVHLMIVNPERYLEDFARAGADVITVHFEATPHAHRAVQKVKELGKKAGLAINPATPLSAFEALLPELDLALLMSVNPGFGGQKYIPQSTERLRRLKAMRDALNPACLIEVDGGVNQTTVGEVYLAGADVAVVGSALFNDKPVRENLKALKEVLKRVTGQM
- a CDS encoding phosphate-starvation-inducible PsiE family protein, producing MEYLFRLFPRVEAVIYAFAGLLVVLGAAYLMVAAVFEGMELLRLGKGASLPIFLLDRVLLALMMAEILYTLIRFAREGQLQVEPFLVIGIIAGVRRILVITAEGLQKYPFSLDHPGFQAVLAELLLLSLMVLALAWAYRMVRGV